In Glycine max cultivar Williams 82 chromosome 4, Glycine_max_v4.0, whole genome shotgun sequence, the genomic stretch ATTTCTTAGTGATGTCCACAGCAAGGTCTTTGGTATTTTGAAGGCTCTCCTCAGTTTTTCCCTGCAGAGCACCTTGAGTATTATCTATGGCAACAGGAGTCAACTCTATAGGCTCATTTCCTGAGGATGATTTGGCATTTACATTCACAACTTGTATCATGGGTGtatttcctccattttcttcaGAAACAGGAATGGGGGGCGTATTATTAACATCTGTTTTGTGTTCTGTCTCCACTTCTTTTATTTCAATACATGGAACTTCCTTGTAGTTATCTTCAGATTCTCTGCTTGTGGTCATCTCCTCCCAACCATGACATGGGTCAGGACCAGCAAACGTGGGAGAATTGCCATCCAAGAGAAAGTCCTCTTCAGAATTCGCAGTGTGCAGTAAACTGGATGTTGTTCTGTCCAGACTCTCAGATGCGCTGTCTGTCCTGCGAAGAAGATCGTTAGCAACACCTGTAGATTCTGAGGCGGAATCTTTGTCTGCTCCTCTTAAAAGCCTATCTTTCCCAACAGACTGGACCATATTTTCAGCACGAGATTGAAAGAGATCACGTTGCCGAGTCaattcttttatctctttttccATCTGCATGTTTCCGAATTAGACAGAGAGAAAAGGACAAACTGAATACAAAtgatcaaaaataaaatgctcTACACCaaatttgtctcctttctaTATTCGCATTTTGTAACTATTTTATCTGTGATTGTTAAATTCCTTTCGgcaatgaatgaaagaaatgattaAGAGCTAATGACTCATCAAAATTTACAGAATATGAACCCCATCCATATTTCTCACTCACCAAATTTGATGGGCTATCCATGGTCTGCGTTAGCAGAGAGTACATCTGATTCGAATGCTATAATGAATTAAAGGTCTTGCTAACCGGGGCaagtggttaaagaattaaaaagaaaaaagaagttttattaaaaatcatatgagaatacatttaaaaattataagatagtaaatttttatgcatctcaataatttttttttatcttacttCTTTAACCAAGTGTAGTGGTTAGTatttgtaataaattaaaacaaaaagaatccaATTTATTGAATCTGCCCTCACCTGTTGAATCCGAAGTTCTCTCTCCTTAAGTAACATGGTATTTGGGGTGAAACTCCTCAACTCATTCTCCAATCTAGCCAATTCATTTTGTAGTTGCTTTACCAAAACCTTGTCTGACATCACTAGATTGACCTGAGCATTAGTAGTCACCTGTTTTGCGCAACTAGCAAAAAGCAGAGTATTTCTTGATTGCTCACTCTGGCTCCTTGCAGGACTAATGGTACAAATGATCGCTGTTCTGGCATTACCACCTAAAGAGTTCTGCAGAATGCGAGTAAGCTTTGAGTCCCTGTAAGGTATGTGTTCATTTCTTCCCTTGCTGCATTTAATAATTGTGGTTTAGAATTTAGAGTTTTGTACTATATATGTAATTGATGAAGTAacgaagggaagaagaaaatagaaggaactagtataaaataagagaaataagaGAACGTTCATTGATGAAAACGTGGGCTAGAAATATCCAAGAAGTCAAAGATGAAcctaaacaaataattttggaaGCAGCTGCAGGAAAAGACATACATGCTCCAGTGCCAAATTAAATAAGTCTTGTTTCTCTAGGCCAATCAGTCAAAAGACCGACCAGCATGGACCGTGCTTGGATTAAATTCCCCAAAAATGTCTCTTTATACTAATTGCTAGTTCTAATTTCTTATATTTGTACAAATTTAAATAGGACTTGCATGACTACCAAACAAACTGGGAATCAGGATCTTCAAATGGAGTATTAGTGTCATCAAAATGTCATCGACCACTTCTAAATTTTAGGGGAGCTCAAGTGATGTGATGGATCAAGTTTAGCTTCACCTCTACCCATGtttgtaattttgaaaaattattttgtgattttttattttcattttaggaactaaattgggtgaataattttttcagagactgaattaaaaattaaggaatgcttaaaaatgtatttttcaaaaataaatcatactaatatttatatattaacatgTATGAAAAGTATTAATTTACGTCAAGATATCTGTTACTTGTGAtcaaaataattacaattttttaaaatatttttgtggcATTGGTCGATTGAGAAAAACCCGAAGTATGATCTAAACCCCCATCAAAGTTTAATTTCTAGAACCCAAATTCGTTTCAATTGGTCTTGAGCATAATAGATTCCTATCTTCGGAGAATGCAACAAGCATGGGTGTGTAGTGAAGTGAGTAAGCGAGTTAGTGCGTGAGGTTTCAATCTTCTTGATCCCAATTTACGAGTGGTCattttttggtacaaagaagaaacCAGTGAGTTGTAACATCGCAGCTAAGaagtcacaaaaaaaaaatcctagctaAGAAACATTAATGTTCTGCAAGAAAGATAATATCAACAAATTGAACGAATTCTGTCGCTTCAAATTTCCTTATCTACCAAAACTACTACACCCACCCATAAACAGAACATTTAAGCAGCAGTTTCAGACTTTCAATGAACTATATCAATATCCTGTCTTTGCAGGGCGAGCAAACTTAAAGAGAATAAGAGACAacgaaatataaaatttaagggTAATTATATGAACATCTTCACATCACAAACACTCCATTAATacatatcatttatttttctctttctttttcccatCAGGTTGTATCACTTATCATATTTACACTTTTCGCTCTTCTCTCTAAGTGTCAATTAGCATGGTGGTGTTCATACATGATTTTTCAACTATGTATGATAGGTGATATAATGTGATAcaaaaagagattaaaaaaatgataactttTAATAGAGTGTTTGTGATGTTGAACCCATAATTATCCAAAATTAAACTCAGTACACGGGATGCAACTCTACCTTAGTTTCCGAATTACAGTTCCAAGGCTCAGTAAACTGCGATTTATGTGGCTACCTTCTCTCAATCTTGTGCCTGCTGACATTGCTTGAGAAGCACGCTCACTTCCTGCTAGATCAACAAAATTCTGTACAAAGAAACCAACTCTTCATTTCATCTACGAGTCAATTAACACACATAAATACTCCTGTATAGGATAAAAAGTGGAAAAGATCATACCACACTGGCAAATAGAGCTCCGGATCTTGCGGTGTCTGCATAATCACGAGGATTACTTTCAACTGTCTGCGGGAATCATCATTTTGAGAaaagttagaaataaaaaatgagaagaattATCTCAATTACTtagtaatttaatgataaaataaataccaATCTAAGAATTTGGTGAGATCTGGAGCTAGTTTCATTCATGGCCGTCTCTTCTGTTGTCCTTTCAGCTACAAGATACATGCATATATGGCTAGAAATCTTACAAAGctttaaaatagtaaaatagtaTAATAGAGCACCCAATACCTGCACATATTGAAAGGAGTTGCTGCAACTGTCTCTTCTCTGTCAGTGTTTCTTCTGTGAGTTTCTCAACAACAGTCCCTTTCTGTTTGAGGCGCACATATGCTCAACCATTCAAAAGAACTAAGCAAGAAACTCTTTAACAGAACAGGGAAATTATGTCACTAAATTTACCTCTGGATCATCTAGAATTCTTAGTGAAGTAGCACCTGCATTGAGAAGGTCTCTGACAGCTTCATTATAGATCTCCATGGCAGAGAATTTTACAACAAATTCTCTGTCCTTATGCTGAAAGCAACAACAAAATGTCAAAATTTCAGCCACAATGAAAGAACATCATCATCCATTTCACTGTAAGGTAAAACCAGGATTTGAATGGTTTTATACCTTCTCTATGTATTCATATATGTCCCTTAAAGCATATTCAGTAATGCCAGACATGGTGTGTGTCTTTCCACTGCTTGTTTGCCCGTATGCAAAAATGCTAGCTGAGATTATGTTTCAGTTTCACCAATGAGAAAGAGAAACCCTTCAAAGCCAACACAGCAATATGCATATCAACACAATCAGGAAttatagaaaaagaagaatacTCACAGTTGATACCCCTAACTACTGAAAGAGCAACTTCCTTAATCCCTTGTTCATAAACCTGCTTTGTATTGCACTTCTCCCCAAATACCCTATCTGTTTCCAATAAAACAGGAATtgtgatataaataaataaaaaatccataaaaatacgttaaagagaaaacaaataacCTAGCATTTTGATATTTGTTACGCACCAAAGGCATAGGTATCCATTGAGAGTGGTCGCGGTTCCGCATGGCCGTTGTTCTTGTATCTGATGGTGTTGCCAGAAATGCATTCCCAATCGGAAACATCATGCCTGGCCTTTTCTATCTCGTTCAAAGGCCTTACTCTTATGGAAACGAAGATTCTCTCTTCCTGGGCATTTGACAGAGCCATGTTTCCCTGCTCCTCTATGACGTCCGTCATTGACGCTGCTGTATCTCTCGTCTTCACCATCACTTAACGCATTATTCGCCTTACACGCACGATTGCGATTGTCGCAACAGCACAATCTGTTTTTGTCTGCCGCATTATTCACGTAACACGCTAAACGCAGCGCAGCTTCTCAACCCCTACGGAAAAATGAATCAGAACAATCAAATGATGTCTACGAATTTCGCGCGCGAATGAatgtgtttaattaattaattaattaatgcgaTGAAGGAATGAATAGAAAAATGTGATACCGTTCTGTGTGCCTCTGTCGCCGGCGGGTGACCGGAGAAAGAGAGAACGGAGAGGAGAATGAGGAAAGGTTAGGTTATGCGGTATGAGGCAAAACCGTtgttcttcttctggattccGCACCCACCGGCCAGACATAAAACCGTTATCCCCGCTAAAAATTTCAAGTTCATTCACTATTTTGACCCTCAATCTCAACCTTTGTTTTTCCTTCACGTGCCCTATTTCTCTCAACTTTACTACCCCAATCCTGTTACTGTATAAGAAACAAATACTTATTTGATCAAGactaacaaaaaaagaagctaaaatagttgattttaattaatgctttcatatatttaaattttatttttaaaatatctattgAATTAAATGGGTTTAACATGTAATACGAGATATATCTTTaacattttaatgaaaaataagtgaatatcTAAATAATAGACCTTATGATAAATCAAAggtataaaaaaagtttaacaacTAATATATTTGAAAGAAGTACCTGTTTCATATAATTAAGACTACTTTGTACTGTTAAATAAAAGATTCGAATTATGTGATGCAAAAATATCATTGAAACCAAAATCATGACCTCAACAATGTGGAAGTTAAGGTGGTTATGACGATGGCAATATATGCAATATGTACATCGTCAACATTGATACCACCATCCTCAACACCGACGCATGATCAAGTTAAAGTTAACGGAGGTGATGAATATCATGCAGACAATTATGGTATTTGGAACCCTTCTCCTGGTAACTGGGGAAGAGGCAGGGGCGCTCCCATATTCCTCATCAACGAGAGAAAGAGAAATCATCATGAGTCATGTATgctttttaaatttgttatctTGATAATGATAGTGTGCAAGTGTTCTGTTTATAGAGCTTATTTCTAATGAGCTTTTATACTACACTTAACAGTACTTGCAtggttcaaaataaattattgttatacAAATAATGTACCATGTGACGTTTATTAGATCTACAAATAATGCACAACGTTGCATGGTCATAGACCCATACCACTTTGATTTGACCAAGCATTTCACCCTGGATATATAGATCGAACTCCATTTTAAACTCGCATATGATGAAAAGAAGTAAATGAAAGTCGATGAAAAAGTGAGTAATAAGCTCTTTGGgagttttttgttgttgttggataactgcaagttaaaagaaaaactgGTAAGAAGGTGCGCATAATGGAACTCCAAATTAACTGTTGGTTTAACTAAGTTTGAAATTGAATTCTTATAAAAGCTGTTGCATTGAGAGAGATCGAGAGAGAGTTTGACCATATATAATGGTATTGTTccaccaaatatatatatatatatatatatatataatatggtaTTTGCATAATTTGATTCGAATTATTCAAAACTCAAGAGAGAGTTAAATCATACATAGTGCTCTTGCATAATTTGTTTGGAATTagtcaaatatttaatagaatatTCCAATAGGGTACGTAATACAACACACTTTAATTTTGAGCATGAAT encodes the following:
- the LOC100785448 gene encoding kinesin-like protein KIN-7F, with protein sequence MVKTRDTAASMTDVIEEQGNMALSNAQEERIFVSIRVRPLNEIEKARHDVSDWECISGNTIRYKNNGHAEPRPLSMDTYAFDRVFGEKCNTKQVYEQGIKEVALSVVRGINSSIFAYGQTSSGKTHTMSGITEYALRDIYEYIEKHKDREFVVKFSAMEIYNEAVRDLLNAGATSLRILDDPEKGTVVEKLTEETLTEKRQLQQLLSICAAERTTEETAMNETSSRSHQILRLTVESNPRDYADTARSGALFASVNFVDLAGSERASQAMSAGTRLREGSHINRSLLSLGTVIRKLSKGRNEHIPYRDSKLTRILQNSLGGNARTAIICTISPARSQSEQSRNTLLFASCAKQVTTNAQVNLVMSDKVLVKQLQNELARLENELRSFTPNTMLLKERELRIQQMEKEIKELTRQRDLFQSRAENMVQSVGKDRLLRGADKDSASESTGVANDLLRRTDSASESLDRTTSSLLHTANSEEDFLLDGNSPTFAGPDPCHGWEEMTTSRESEDNYKEVPCIEIKEVETEHKTDVNNTPPIPVSEENGGNTPMIQVVNVNAKSSSGNEPIELTPVAIDNTQGALQGKTEESLQNTKDLAVDITKKSNGSSESESRISNAMSPPQIDKETSTHPQISSNLEQNESPRFNKLDQESASPPRCDVQELKTTLPPQLDKPDSTSLVCFEDKLPESKLQAAKRNSSRKYSPIHYRDASVEDVESLWDSDAEDTASVLNFVGRMNKKAKQKAFNKDMDDIMVRARTSGINKRVNKVIGVNFERQQRDTIQLWDACNIPLVHRSYFFLLIKGELADSVYFDVELRRLSFLKDTFFSTTNIAGHGSDVTPNSRHVNTNPNSV